TCCATTTGAGAGTAATTGTACCAGATTATTACATTTTATTCAATAAATAAATCAATAATTATTCCATAAAATATTTAAATAATAAGCCCCACCAATTTTGGCAGGTAAATGTCGTATTTTAAATATTATTATAAGCAAAAGAGGTTTCGTCAGCACTTCTTACGGCAGCGCAGGCAATTATTCTTAAAGTATCTTTTATTAATTATCATTGGCAATCATCATTATTCTTTCTATCATTCCTAACTTCCTAACATAGATAAGTGCTATCTGTATGGAATTTATGTATACATTTTTATTTCATAATATTTGCGTATTTATTATAGCAGGAAAAGCATTACAATTGCCTTTCCTGCAAGAAGTTAAAAATATTCTTTTGATTCAATGTTTACTTCAATTTAAACAGATTCTTTAAATTTTCTACAAGATCTGATGGCAAAACAACTACATGGCTGCTTTGTGATTCACCCAATTTTATTAGCCCCTTAACATATTCCATGCCCAAAAGATATAATAACGGATCGCCGCCTGTACTTTTTAGTGATTTTGCCACATATTCAATTGCATTTGCTTCAGCCTGAGCTAAACGTTCTCGTGCTTCTGCATCACGTTGTGCTGATTCTTTTCGTGCTTCTGCTTCAAGTATCTGTGCTCTCTTAAAACCTTCAGCTTTTCTTTCCTGTGCTTCCTTTTGTGCTTCTGCTTCCAGAACTGTTGCACGGCGCTCTCGCTCTGCTTTCATCTGCAAAGCCATTGCCTGCTGGAGATCCTGAGGTGGTACAATATCCTTGATTTCAACACGCGTAATTTTGGTACCCCATGAATCAGTAGCCTGATCAAGAATTGTTAGCAATTCAGCATTTATTTTGTCACGGGATGATAGCGACTGATCCAGTGTCATTTTCCCCATTATTGAACGGAGTGTCGTCAATGCTAAATTGGAAATAGCCATTTGCAAATTTTCAATACCGTAGAAAGCTTTATAGGGATCAAGTATCTTATAAAAGACAACCCCATCAACTTTTACTGTTGCATTGTCTTCTGTAATAATTCCCTGTGGCGGAAGATCAAGTACCTGCTCACGAATATCAATTTTGGCAGCTACCCGTGAAAAGAGTGGATTGATAAGATTTAATCCTGGCGACAGTGTCGCAGCATATTTTCCAAACCGCTCAACCAGCCAGTTTTCCGCCTGTGGGACTATCCTAACACCCTTGTAAATCAGAATTACCAAAAGAATTGCAATAGCTATTACCAAACCTTGCATAAAAACCTCCTGTTATAATTTTTTTACGATCAGTTTAATACCATCAGCGCCTTCAACTACTATCTGCTCATCTTTATGAATTAATTCATTTGATTGTGCTTTCCACACCGTAACACCATGATATGGTTCAAATAACTCGACCTGGCCAATTTGTGGAGGGATGATATCCTGAATACACTTCCCTTTTTTACCTGCCAGAGTGACATCAAGCGCATCATCAGCTGTTTTGACTTTTACCCTATCTTTTAAATAACCAAACCAGAAAACTAAAAAAGCACCCGATGAAATAAAGAAGCAAAACCACTGCGATATTTCAGACTGCAAAAGCCCAATATACACAAGTGCAGCTGTAATCACCGCCCCTATACCAAACCAGAATATTATAAACCCTGGCATGATGATTTCAACTGCCATTAACACAATGCCCACAGCTAACCAAGCAACAGGTGATAATGCCATAGTATAACCCTTTATATGTTTTGTTTATTTATTATATTCTGCAGCTAAATTATTACTAATGTCAATAAAAAAAATTATTATTGAACATATTCACTATCATGATATACTGCTATCTATACTAATTAAGGAGGTTTTATGAAAAAATATTATCTTTCATTTCTATCATTATGTGTGATAGTTTTTCTTATTAGCTGTGGCTCATCAACTGGCAAATACAGTGATGTTCGTGCCCTTATGCAGGATTCAATCACTGCACAGGAAAACCTTATCAAGGATATTGATGCAGCTTCAAACGCAGGTGATATTGCAAAAGCTATTAACTCGTATGCCGATGCAATAGAAGGTCTGCAACCAAAGATCAAACAATTGCAGGCAAAATACCCCGAATTAAACAACGCAAATGCACAAATGCCTAAAGAATTGTTTGATCTTGAACAAAAACAGGCAGAAATAAGTCAAAAACTCACAACAAGCATGATGGAAAAGATGCCTAAGTATGCAACCGATAAAGAAGTTATGAAAGCATCAATGCGATTGGCAAAGATAAGCCAGATGTAACAAAACAATAAGGCAGGGATTAGCTCTCTGCCTTATGTTACTATATGGAGAAATAAACACATTAACAGTTACTATCGCTTATACTAAAATCTTTAAATGAAATTCTTCAGGAATATCCACACGTATACAATCATTGGCATAAGTCCGCTCAGGAAGTATTATTAGCGCATTAACAGTGACATTGACAGCAAATGGTGCGTGATGCCATACACCAGCTTTTAATACTACCATTGTATATTGTGGCACTAAAAATACTGTAATGTCATCAAAGGGATACACGTTATTCTGAGTTGCATGTGCCACATGAATAAGCACATCGCCATCCATTGGTAAAATGCCTTCGTAGCAGTAGCTGTGGCACTCAATTTTTTGAATAACAAAATCACGCTTTTCAACCTGGCATATTGAAAATGAAACATTTGCCATGGAAATAACAGGAAGCTGAATAATGTCACGATAAAATTTAACCGGTGAAGTACCAAAATGTATAGTGCTGGGATTCTGCATCTTTGTAAAATATCCATAGGGGGAAAATTTTTCCAAAGTTAAATCTAATGGTTTAATTGTTTTCATAACGATGTCTCCCAGGCAATGGAATTATACGTATTTTTTAATACACGCAATTTCTTTTCATAAGATTTTCATTAGAATACGGTATTACATCTCACAGCTTGTAGCATTATCACTCAAACGCAACTCCTTAACTGCTTTTGATATATCTTCACGCTTTCCAACAACATACAGTATATCATCACTTTCTATTTTATCATCAGCACCTGGATTGGTAATTATATCATTGTGGCGTTTAATGGCAACAACAGAAAATTTATAGAGCTTCCTGAATTGCATATGCCCTATAGTTTTACCAGCAACCGGCGAATGAGAACATACCCGTATTGCCTGCATATCAATTTCTGCAATGGGCAAATCTTTATATACGTCAACATGCAATTTCCTGAGCATTGCATATCCTTTAGCTCTAATTGACTCTATCATTGCTTCAATATCACCACGTGGCACACCATAGTAGTGCAATACCCGTGCAAAAATTTCAATGGATGTTTCATACTCTTCAGGAATTACTTCGTTAGCACCTAATTCTATTAATTCCTTCATATCACCTACAAAACGTGCACGCACAATAATATGTATATGCGGATTGATCTGCCGTGCTAATACTATAATTCTTTTTATTGCACTTCTATCGGCTATTGCTATCACCAGAACCCTGGCTGTTGGAATATTACAATAATGCAATAGGTCTTCCTGGGAAGCATCACCATAGATAATATTTTCACCTTCTTTTTTTTCTTTTTTTACTGTTTCAGGATTCATCTCAACAATAATGTATGGAATCTTTATACTTTTAGCAGCTGCTGCAACATTTCTGCCATTGATGCCATACCCTACAATAATAATATGGTTATGTAAGGCTTGAACTTTTTCTTCAGAATTATATGCAAATCCTTTTTGTAACTTTTCAGGGAATGGCAATTGCAAGAGCATGTCAACCAGTGCCGGAGAATATTTAATTAGATACGGTGTGATACCCATCGCAAAAATAGTTATTGAAAGAAACAACTGGTATTCTTCCTGTGACAACAATGCATACGATATCCCAATTTGAGCTAAAATGAAGGAAAACTCACCAATCTGTGGTAAAGCTAAACCAGTTAAAAAAGCTATCCGTAATGGATATCCAAGTGCAAGTACAACTGATACTATAATAATAATTTTTATAATAAGTATTAAAACTGAAAAATTAGCGATAGTTACTATATTAGAAACCACAATGATAGGATTAAGTAACATCCCTATTGAAATAAAGAAAAAACTGGTAAATAAATCCCTGAACGGCATCATTGAACTAAACGTCTGACCACTGTATTCGGAAGCAGCAATGATAATGCCTGCTAAAAATGCCCCCAACTCAACTGACATCCCCATTGAATACGTTGCTAAAGTGACAGCTAAGCATATCGTTACAATGGTAATAATAAACAATTCACGACTTCTTGTTTTAGCTATCTCAAATAACAACCTGGGAACCACATACCGCGCAAGAACAATAACAACAATAACAATTAAAGCACCTTTAACAATAAGTTTAAACATCTCAACAGGAATTGAATTCTTAGAAACGCCAGCCAATAAGGGAATAAATAACATTAACGGTACTATAGCAATATCCTGAACAATAAGAATTGCCAGTGATATCCTGCCATGCGGGCTTTCAGATAATGCTAATTCCTGAATTACCTTTAACACTACTGCTGTACTGCTCAATGAAACAATAAATCCAAAGAAAATAGCCTGTGAAAAAGAAGTCCACACGAGCATTATACCAGTAACAATAATAATTGTTAGGCTAACCTGCATTACACCCACAACTATTGCTCGTTTCAGTGATACAATTTCATCAAATGATAATTCCAATCCTATGGTGAAAAGCAGGGTTATAATACCTATCTCAGCTAACAGATGAACATCTTCAGTAGATTTAATAACTTGAAGTCCATACGGTCCCACAACAATACCAGTAATAAGCAATCCTATGATGGTAGGAATTTTCAAGCGATTGCATACATATATTACTGCAATTGATATTGAAAATATTATTAATATGTTTAAAAGAATGTTCATAGGTAATACTATGATAAGATTATATAATTGGATATTACATTCATAGAGATAGTAACGTTAGTATTGGAGCACTAATTGCATCTCATCGGTTGTTGATACAAAACCAGCTTTTTCATAGATACGTTTATCTTTTCCAATAGCATGGAGCAATATTCTTCCTGCTTTTCTTTCTTTAGCATGTTCAATTACTTTTTCCAGCAATTTTGATGCAACACCTTTTCCCCTATACTCAGGTTCGGTATAAACATTCATTATATATGCTTCAATACCATGAGGGTTTTCATATAATGGTGGTCTTTCTAAAAACTGAATACCGGTAGTAGCAATAATTGTATCATCTTTTAATGCGCAAAAAACTTTAAACTCACCCGTCTGAAATTTACGTATAAAGAAATCCCTTGTTAATGACCTCAATTTCCTGGTTCCATCTTCAGTTTCTAGCTTCCCCAATTCAAACAGCATCTTCATTCGTATGGTGACAATATCATCAATATCACTCAATGTAGCTTCACGAATTTCGTACATAAAAAAACCTCCACCATTACACAAATCTCAATATACTAACCATTCAAATAAGATTAATTTTTTCGTCAAATCATAAAGTATATTACATTCATTGTTTTGCACTTTCTTTTGTCACAAACAAGCACCCAAAAGAAAGCCAAAAAAAATCAATCATCTTTCGTCATGGCATATACCAGAAGGAGTTCTATAACTGCTATGATATCCCGTACTATCACTATCAGTAAAGCAAACCAGGTGGCACCTGATAATATAGTTGCTATTGTCAAACCTGCTGCAAAGGCAATGTGTACATCCATTATCATTACATGGATTGTAACATTAATGATGTTGCCAATATATAGCTTCAGTATATGTATGCTTAAGGCAATACCCACTATAATCCCAACCAGTGAAATTAACATTGGCGGATAAAAAAATATTGCTATATTCATCATATACAAGAGTTCAATGTAGTACCATATAGCCACAAATGCAGCTCCGTGATGAGGTTTATGTACTACATGATTCCATGTAGATAAAACTATAGTAATAAACGATTTATACAATACATCATTCACTCATTTGCCTCATGTAAAAATGGATTGACTAAACGTAGCAAAACATTTCCTCTTATTGCATCAATGGCATACATCCTACCCTGCTATAAGTGGAAATGAATGATGTCATGTTTGCATTATCTTTATAGCACTTCAGTATTTCAAGGCTTTTTTATGGTAAATGAAAACAATATAACACTAACAGTCCCCGAAGAATATGCTGGGACCCGCATTGATGTGTTTATTTACAATGCACTTGAAGAGGAACTATCGCGAAGCTTTATACAAAAACTATTAAAAAACAACCATATTACAATACACGGAATGCCTGTAAAACCAAATTACAGGGTAAAACCAGATCAACAAATACATATTCTCATCCCACAGCCTGAAAAATCAACCATTGAACCCGAGGATATACCCTTGCATATTTTGTATGAAGATAACGATATTGCCATACTCCATAAACCTGCAGGGATGGTAGTGCATCCTGGTGCCGGCAACACCCAGCACACATTGGTAAATGCTTTGCTATATCACTTTAAGGGCCTTTCTTCAATTGGTGGTGTTGAAAGACCAGGTATTGTCCACAGGCTTGATAAAGACACTGAAGGCCTTATGATCATAGCAAAAAATGATACTGCACACAATGTGCTTACAAAATCATTCCAGAGCAGAAATGTCATCAAAAAATATGAGGCGATAGTTACCGGAAAACCATCCATACCAACCCTTACAATCAACAAACCCATAGAACGCCATCCCAAATATGGCCATAAAATGACTGTACGTGATGATGGCAAAGAAGCCATAACTCATTATACACTTCGCCAAGTATGGCACACACCGCACGGTGTATTCTCACATCTGAACATACAGATATTTACAGGAAGAACACACCAGATAAGGGTTCATTTATCTTCGATAGGGCTTCCCATTGTTGGCGACAAGCTTTATTCCAAGAAATGGGAAAAATATAATGTCCCATTCATGTTGCTTGCTTCAACCTATTTAGCATTTGAACATCCAGTTACGGGGAAACTTCTACAATTTTCTATTGACTTACCACAGCACATGAAGGATTTTATAAAAAAGATTAACACGATGGCATTTGAACACATAAAAACAGAGCACTATGACTAAAACTACATACATAACACAATCACCAGAGGAAACATTAACATTAGGCATTGAACTGGGTAAAAATGCAAAACCTGGTAATATTTTTGCACTTATTGGCAATTTAGGAACAGGAAAAACTATCCTTGCTAAAGGCATTGCACAAGGCTTGGGGATAAAAGAAGAAATCACCAGCCCAACATTTACCTTGCTTGAAGTGTATGAATCAACATTGCCTTTATATCACTTTGACCTTTACCGAATATCTGATGATGCTGAGCTTGAAAACCTATTTTTTGAGGAATACTGGTTTGGTGATGGTGTTTCGGTTATTGAATGGGCTGACCGAGCCCTAAAACGACTTCCCCAGGACACATACATCATCACATTGGAATACATGGATACACAAAGGAGGAAAATTACCATTGAACATTCTGCTTCTTGATACAGCAACAAATATTGAAATTGTGGCACTGAGCTACAACGGTGTAGTAGCAGATAAAACCATGCAAACGCACCATTCACATTCAGTTACCCTATTTGACACTATTGACAGTGCATGCAAAGAGGTAAACACCACAATACACAGCATCCAGTGTATAGGCGTTGGCATTGGGCCCGGTTCATTCACTGGAATCAGAATAGCAGTTACCACTGCGCGCATGCTGGCACAGATTTTACAGGTACCGCTGGTAGGCATACCAACCCAGCTTCTTTTTGCATGTGCGATAGTTCCTAGTAATGCCCATTGCATCGTAGCATTTGATGCAAAGAAAGGAAGAGTCTTTGCTGCTCGTTATCATCTAATAAATAATTCCCTGCCGCAAGAGATATTGCCACCCGGTGATTACACTGTAGAGCAGCTTTTCAATGTGCAAAACAATCATGAAGTTATTGCAGTTGGCGATGGTAGTATAAAGTATCAGGAGCAAATGAAGCAGTTATGTAACGGTATACAATTTGTACCGGATTTTATCCCTGAAGCAGAAAGAATGATACAGCTTGTGGAATCACTATATACCCAAAATCCATCTCACCATACCGACTATCGTAATGTATTGCCCTATTATTCACGTAAATCAGATGCTGAAGTAATGAAGGAATTAAAAGAAAAAAATAATTAATAAAACACCCCTCTATCTTTTTCTGATACTATAACCTCATTGAGGGTGTCTTAAAAGACACCTCTTTGCAATGGCTTTGCACCCGCGTCATTGCGAGGAACGAAGTGACGAAGCAATCTTGTCTTCTGTGGCATTGAGATTGCTACCATTCGACAAGCTCAGGGCAGGTTCTACGCCCGCAATGACAGTGCGCTCACATCATTGCAAGCCCCGCAGTTTGTTTTACGACGGCTTAAAAAATCACCTCTCTTTCTTTTTCTGACGCAATAACCTTATTTTCCCCTTGCAGCAGCAAAGAGAATAATCCTTCTTATTCTGAAAATATTATCTTATTTCATCCTGTGGTAACAAGGAAAACGTCCCTATTTCTTTTTCTGACGCAATAACCTTATTTTCCCCTTGCGACAGCAAAGAGAATAATCCTTTTTATTCTGAAAATATTATCTTCTTTTATCCTGTGGTAACAAGGAAAACGTCCCTCTTTCTTTTTCTGACGCAATAACCTTATTTCCCCCTTGCGGCAGCAAAGAGAATAATCTTTTTTATTCTGAAAACATTATCTTCTTTCATCCTGTGGTAACAAGGAAAACGTCCCTCTTTCTTTTTCTGACGCCATAACCTTATTTTCCCCTTGCGGCAGCAAGGGGAAAAATCACACCTCTTTCTTTTTCTGACGCATTTCTTTTATGAGCCTGTTTCTGTACTCAATTTCCATTGGCTGGATAATTGAGTAAAAGCGCTTCATTTCGTCTTTACGGGAAGAATTACCAGCAAAATCTACTCCAATTATAAGGTTATCCTCTGAATCAATGTATGTATATCGTATGTCACCATATATAGTGATAGGAGCCTGAAGTTTAAAGACTATATCAAAGATAAAACCTTTAGATTTTAAGATATATTTCTTCAAATTATTATCAGTAATCTTTAACTTAGCTCCACCCCTACTAATATCCAGTATCTCCTGGTGGACAGCAATCATTAAAGTATTTGCATCACGTATTCTATCAACAAGCTTGAAGGCTAAATCTTGAATTTCAAGCACTTTATCCATTGAAAATAGTTTGTCTTTTGAAATGTACTGTATAAATGCAAATGGAATGAGCCGTTCATCATCTTCAATATATATGACAGGGGATATAATTATTGATTTATACCCACTATCTGTTAGTTTTTTTATATACTGCGATGTTTGTTCCTGGAAAACTTCTTTTATATCAATAAATGCATCATTAATTGGAGTAAATGTTGCAGGATTATTCAGATCTTCAATATATAACGTTGACCTTGTTTTTTTGATTTGTGCAAGTAATGTATCACGATCATCCAGAATATCAACTTTCACAATGTCAGCATTTTTTGAAATCTGGTTTTCAAATTGTTCAATAATGACTTTTATACCGGTAGGAATACTGTAATTTCGAATATCAATGGTATGCTTTGAAACCCTGAAATTAGTAGCAACAACTTTTTCAGGATTCATCTTAAACCTCAAATCCCGCCTTCCATGCGCAGCTTTCCGTGCACTCACCACTTTACATTTAAAATATCCAGGTCCTGTAACTTCAATGACATCACAATCTATCTCAATATATCTGTCCACCAACCCATATAGAATAATTTTATTGTCAATGGGAACATAGTCAGGGTCCGTTACGATCATTATTGTCCGTTCATCAATGAATTCATTAATTTCAACTGTAGATTTTTCAAGGGTAAATTTAATACCTAATCGTTTCTGGAATTGCTCATCTTTCAACAATTCCATGATATCATCTAATGTTGACAGTCCCTCAAAGGTTCGTTGTTTTCTTTGCTTTATATCTTTCAAATTCAGCCTCAATTTACAAAAAGCACTTTGAATATACTTTATTTTCTTATCGAAAAATTATTTTATTTCCTTCAGTATAAAACTGCAATTACTTTTTATATAAAAAAGAGGTGGTTACCCACCTCTTTACATTCAATTCTATGATAGGCAAATATTAATAACTTATTTCTTCTTTGCTGGCTTTTTTGCAGCTTTCTTCTTATTTGCTTCTGCTTTCTTTGCTGCTGCAATAGCTTTTGCCAATGCACCTAATTCTTTTTTTGCTGCATTGAGCTCGGCAGTCAATTTTTTGACTTTGTCTTTCTTTCGTGCTTCATCTGCCTGAAGCTGTTTTAATGACTTTTTCTGTTCCATCGATTACACCACCTCGATTTTAAAATTTTTCATGCATAGTGCATGTTAAAAAATATAAGCAATTAATCCTAATGATGAACATATAACATATATATTTTAATATTGCAACAAAAAAATGTTTTTGATATATGAAAATATAAAAAATTTTTAGCAATAATTCCTTAAAAAATTTCATAATGAATTGGGGCCGTCTCAAAACAAACTATGGGACGGCCTTTTTTTTTATTTTAAGTACTTGATACTGAAAAAAATTAAAAAATCCCATTTACTACTCATTTTCATGCAGGAATTTTCATCATATTATGGGCTA
The genomic region above belongs to Spirochaetota bacterium and contains:
- a CDS encoding SPFH domain-containing protein, producing MQGLVIAIAILLVILIYKGVRIVPQAENWLVERFGKYAATLSPGLNLINPLFSRVAAKIDIREQVLDLPPQGIITEDNATVKVDGVVFYKILDPYKAFYGIENLQMAISNLALTTLRSIMGKMTLDQSLSSRDKINAELLTILDQATDSWGTKITRVEIKDIVPPQDLQQAMALQMKAERERRATVLEAEAQKEAQERKAEGFKRAQILEAEARKESAQRDAEARERLAQAEANAIEYVAKSLKSTGGDPLLYLLGMEYVKGLIKLGESQSSHVVVLPSDLVENLKNLFKLK
- a CDS encoding NfeD family protein, with the translated sequence MALSPVAWLAVGIVLMAVEIIMPGFIIFWFGIGAVITAALVYIGLLQSEISQWFCFFISSGAFLVFWFGYLKDRVKVKTADDALDVTLAGKKGKCIQDIIPPQIGQVELFEPYHGVTVWKAQSNELIHKDEQIVVEGADGIKLIVKKL
- a CDS encoding ureidoglycolate lyase; amino-acid sequence: MKTIKPLDLTLEKFSPYGYFTKMQNPSTIHFGTSPVKFYRDIIQLPVISMANVSFSICQVEKRDFVIQKIECHSYCYEGILPMDGDVLIHVAHATQNNVYPFDDITVFLVPQYTMVVLKAGVWHHAPFAVNVTVNALIILPERTYANDCIRVDIPEEFHLKILV
- a CDS encoding cation:proton antiporter; this encodes MNILLNILIIFSISIAVIYVCNRLKIPTIIGLLITGIVVGPYGLQVIKSTEDVHLLAEIGIITLLFTIGLELSFDEIVSLKRAIVVGVMQVSLTIIIVTGIMLVWTSFSQAIFFGFIVSLSSTAVVLKVIQELALSESPHGRISLAILIVQDIAIVPLMLFIPLLAGVSKNSIPVEMFKLIVKGALIVIVVIVLARYVVPRLLFEIAKTRSRELFIITIVTICLAVTLATYSMGMSVELGAFLAGIIIAASEYSGQTFSSMMPFRDLFTSFFFISIGMLLNPIIVVSNIVTIANFSVLILIIKIIIIVSVVLALGYPLRIAFLTGLALPQIGEFSFILAQIGISYALLSQEEYQLFLSITIFAMGITPYLIKYSPALVDMLLQLPFPEKLQKGFAYNSEEKVQALHNHIIIVGYGINGRNVAAAAKSIKIPYIIVEMNPETVKKEKKEGENIIYGDASQEDLLHYCNIPTARVLVIAIADRSAIKRIIVLARQINPHIHIIVRARFVGDMKELIELGANEVIPEEYETSIEIFARVLHYYGVPRGDIEAMIESIRAKGYAMLRKLHVDVYKDLPIAEIDMQAIRVCSHSPVAGKTIGHMQFRKLYKFSVVAIKRHNDIITNPGADDKIESDDILYVVGKREDISKAVKELRLSDNATSCEM
- a CDS encoding GNAT family N-acetyltransferase, coding for MYEIREATLSDIDDIVTIRMKMLFELGKLETEDGTRKLRSLTRDFFIRKFQTGEFKVFCALKDDTIIATTGIQFLERPPLYENPHGIEAYIMNVYTEPEYRGKGVASKLLEKVIEHAKERKAGRILLHAIGKDKRIYEKAGFVSTTDEMQLVLQY
- a CDS encoding RluA family pseudouridine synthase, which translates into the protein MVNENNITLTVPEEYAGTRIDVFIYNALEEELSRSFIQKLLKNNHITIHGMPVKPNYRVKPDQQIHILIPQPEKSTIEPEDIPLHILYEDNDIAILHKPAGMVVHPGAGNTQHTLVNALLYHFKGLSSIGGVERPGIVHRLDKDTEGLMIIAKNDTAHNVLTKSFQSRNVIKKYEAIVTGKPSIPTLTINKPIERHPKYGHKMTVRDDGKEAITHYTLRQVWHTPHGVFSHLNIQIFTGRTHQIRVHLSSIGLPIVGDKLYSKKWEKYNVPFMLLASTYLAFEHPVTGKLLQFSIDLPQHMKDFIKKINTMAFEHIKTEHYD
- the tsaE gene encoding tRNA (adenosine(37)-N6)-threonylcarbamoyltransferase complex ATPase subunit type 1 TsaE, producing MTKTTYITQSPEETLTLGIELGKNAKPGNIFALIGNLGTGKTILAKGIAQGLGIKEEITSPTFTLLEVYESTLPLYHFDLYRISDDAELENLFFEEYWFGDGVSVIEWADRALKRLPQDTYIITLEYMDTQRRKITIEHSAS
- the tsaB gene encoding tRNA (adenosine(37)-N6)-threonylcarbamoyltransferase complex dimerization subunit type 1 TsaB: MNILLLDTATNIEIVALSYNGVVADKTMQTHHSHSVTLFDTIDSACKEVNTTIHSIQCIGVGIGPGSFTGIRIAVTTARMLAQILQVPLVGIPTQLLFACAIVPSNAHCIVAFDAKKGRVFAARYHLINNSLPQEILPPGDYTVEQLFNVQNNHEVIAVGDGSIKYQEQMKQLCNGIQFVPDFIPEAERMIQLVESLYTQNPSHHTDYRNVLPYYSRKSDAEVMKELKEKNN
- a CDS encoding DUF1577 domain-containing protein, yielding MKDIKQRKQRTFEGLSTLDDIMELLKDEQFQKRLGIKFTLEKSTVEINEFIDERTIMIVTDPDYVPIDNKIILYGLVDRYIEIDCDVIEVTGPGYFKCKVVSARKAAHGRRDLRFKMNPEKVVATNFRVSKHTIDIRNYSIPTGIKVIIEQFENQISKNADIVKVDILDDRDTLLAQIKKTRSTLYIEDLNNPATFTPINDAFIDIKEVFQEQTSQYIKKLTDSGYKSIIISPVIYIEDDERLIPFAFIQYISKDKLFSMDKVLEIQDLAFKLVDRIRDANTLMIAVHQEILDISRGGAKLKITDNNLKKYILKSKGFIFDIVFKLQAPITIYGDIRYTYIDSEDNLIIGVDFAGNSSRKDEMKRFYSIIQPMEIEYRNRLIKEMRQKKKEV